The Desulfobulbaceae bacterium DNA segment GGGGCATGTCGTGAGTATGCAAGGAAATGGGTCAAGGTTCAGGGGGAGGAGTTCAAGCGTCTTGGCGTGTTGGGTGACTGGGGGCAGCCGTATCTGACTATTGATTTTAATTATGAAGCGGCTACTGCCCGCGAGTTTAACCGATTTCTCACCACAGGGGCAGTCGTCCGTAGCAAAAAGCCGGTGCATTGGTGCTCTTCATGCAGCACTGCCTTGGCTGAGGCTGAGGTCGACTATGCGGATCATAAATCCCATTCAATTTATGTGAAATTTCCGTTGCCCGGGAGCTTGGCTGAAATATCATCTTCCCTGGCAGGGTACAAGGTCTTTGTAGTGATCTGGACGACAACGCCATGGACCTTGCCTGCCAATCTGGCTGTGGCAATGCACCCTGATTTTGTCTATGCCGCAGTCAAGGTGGGTGCTGAAGTGCTGATCATGGCCAAGGAGCTGGCTCCTAAGGTGCTTGAGGCCTTCGGTTTGAGTGGCGAGGTGTTGGCTACCTTTTCCGCTAGTGCTCTGGAGGGGAAAAAATGCCGTCATCCTTTTGTTGATCGAGAGTCACTTTTAGTCCAAGCCGATTATGTGACTCTGGACTCTGGTACTGGCTGCGTCCACACCGCCCCTGGGCATGGTCGTGAGGACTATCTCACTGGACTTCGCTATGGGCTTGAAATCTTGGCCCCGGTCGACAGCAGGGGGGTCTTCACAGAGGAGGCGGGTCCCTATGCCGGGCTTTCGATTAATGATGCTAACCCGCTTATCTGTGAACACCTTTCCCAACGAGGGTTGATGTTGGGCCAGGGTAAGGTTGCTCATAGTTATCCGCATTGCTGGCGCTGCAAGAAGCCGGTGATTTTTAGAGCCACGGAACAGTGGTTTATCTCGATGGAGGAGAATGGTCTGCGCGATAAGGCCTTGGCCGCAATCAGCACGGTTAATTGGACCCCGAAATGGGGTATGGAGCGAATTTATGGCATGGTGGCCTCGAGGCCCGATTGGTGCCTTTCTCGGCAACGTGCTTGGGGGGTGCCGATTACGGCGATTCTGTGCCGTACTTGTGGGAAGGTGCAGAATGATGAGACGGTCAACGCCCGGATCGATGAATTGTTTTTACAGGAGGGGGCTGATGCTTGGTACGCCAGGGATGTCAATGAATTCCTTAGCCCGGGATCAGTGTGCGGGCATTGCGGTTCGGCGGAATTTGACAAGGAGGAAGACATCCTCGATGTCTGGTTTGATTCCGGGACTAGTCATGCTGCCGTGCTGGAGAGGCGCAGTGATTTGTCTTCGCCCGCGGATCTATATCTTGAAGGCAGTGATCAGCACCGGGGATGGTTTCAGAGTTCGCTGCTGGCCTCAGTCGGCACCAGGGGAACGGCGCCCTATCGGGGTGTTTTGACCCATGGATTTGTCGTTGATGAAAATGGGCGCAAGATGTCGAAGAGTGTCGGTAATGTGGTTGCACCAGAGAAAATCATTAAGCAGAATGGGGCTGAGATCCTTCGGTTGTGGGTCGCTTCAGAGGATTACCGTGATGACATCAAAATCTCGGATAAAATCTTGAGCCATCTCTCTGATGTGTATCGTAAAATCCGTAATACTATTCGTTATCTGTTAAGTAATCTTAATGACTTCGATCCGTTAACCGATAGGGTGGGCTATGCTGAGTTGCCTGAAATTGATCAATGGGCACTGTCACAGCTTGAGGGGTTGCGTGAGCGGATTGTCGGGGGGTATAACACCTTTGAGTTCCATCTCATTATCCAGACCTTGCAGAATTTCTGTGCAGTGACAATGAGTTCCTTTTATCTCGACATTCAGAAGGACAGGCTTTATACCGCTATGCCTAAAGCCCATGAGCGACGAGCTGCGCAGACGGTGTTCTATGAGTTGGTGGATGGTATTTTGCGGTTGATGGCTCCGGTCTTGTCGTTTACCGCAGCTGAGGCGTGGGAACATCTGCCGGCCAGCGAGCGTGAATCCGACGTGGCCATGGCCGCTTTTCCTGTTGCTCGTCCGGAGTGGCGACAACCCGAGTTGGATAAAAAATGGGAACGCCTGATTTTGGTTCGCAGGGAGTTGACCAAGGCCTTGGAGCTTGCGCGTGCGGCCAAGGTGATCGGTCATTCCCTTGAGGCTCATGTTACTGTGGCTGTTTCTGGGGAATTGGCAGATTTTATGACCGAAAACTGGGTGACATTGAAGAGTGTCGCCATTGTTTCCGAGTTGAGCCGTGCCGATAGCTTGGTTGGGGATGTCTACATTAGTGAGTTGCCTGGACTTTCCGTGGCGGTGGCGCCCGCCTGTGGGGATAAGTGTGAACGGTGTTGGACTAGGTCGGTGAGTGTGGGCGAGAACGTCGGGCATCCAACTGCCTGTCAACGTTGTCTTGCCGTATTAACTGAAATGGGATTGTGAGAGGTATGCTGGCAGCGGGGATCATTATAGCGGTTGTTGTTTCTGATCAGTTAACCAAGGCCTGGATTATGGCGAATTTTGCCGAATATCAGTCCCTTGAAATCATTCCCGGCCTTTTTAGTCTTACGTATTTGACTAATCGGGGGGCGGCTTTTGGTTTCCTGAACGGGGACCATGGCGCTTGGCGCCATGCTTTTTTTATTGGTGTGGCCGTGCTTGCTATGGTTATCATGCTCGTTTTTTTGCGGCAGATGCAGAAGGAGGGGAAGTGGTCTGTTGGGGCGATTGCTTTGATCTTTGGGGGGGCGGCAGGGAACCTTATTGATCGGCTGCGCTTTGGAGCAGTGGTGGACTTTCTTGACTTTTATTGGACTACCCATCATTGGCCGGCTTTCAATGTCGCTGATTCAGCGATTACCATTGGCGTGGGAATTTTCTTGATCTTGAATTTCTTACGACCACATACCGCTGGGGAGTAGAAGTTGATGGTGTGGGATATTATATTTTGTCGAAGATAAGCCTGAAGAATAGGCGAGTAGGAGAGGCGTTGATATGACAATAAGGAAAATCGCAGTTCTCTTTCCTGGCCAGGGATCTCAGTATGTCGGGATGGGGCGGGAATTTGCCGAGTCTGATCCTGAGGCCATGGATATTTTTAATTTGGCGGATTTGGTATGCGGCAAGGAGTTGAAGAGGTTGTGCTTTGAAGGGCCGTTAGAGGAATTGACCATGGCTGCTAATCTTCAGCCTGCCTTAACTGCTGTCAACTTGGTATGCTGGCAGGCGTTAAGGAAGGCTGGTGTTCAAGTTGATTTTGTTGCAGGTCATAGTCTTGGTGAGTATGCAGCGCTCTGTGCTGCCCAGGTGTTAGGGGTTGAAGACACCTTGCGCATGGTAGCTCATCGGGGCAGGGTTATGGGGATGGCAGGGGTGCGGAATCCTGGTGGTATGGTCGCAATTCTTGGATTGGGCATGGCCGAGATTAAGGCTATTCTTGCTGAGGTGGATCAACCGGATTCAATCACTATT contains these protein-coding regions:
- the ileS gene encoding isoleucine--tRNA ligase: MDYRSTLNLPETKFKMKASLAQREPEFLQKWEDEGLYARVQAATAGRPTYILHDGPPYANGHIHIGHALNKILKDIILRSKRMAGFHCPYVPGWDCHGLPIEHNVDKELGGKKREISKLAFRGACREYARKWVKVQGEEFKRLGVLGDWGQPYLTIDFNYEAATAREFNRFLTTGAVVRSKKPVHWCSSCSTALAEAEVDYADHKSHSIYVKFPLPGSLAEISSSLAGYKVFVVIWTTTPWTLPANLAVAMHPDFVYAAVKVGAEVLIMAKELAPKVLEAFGLSGEVLATFSASALEGKKCRHPFVDRESLLVQADYVTLDSGTGCVHTAPGHGREDYLTGLRYGLEILAPVDSRGVFTEEAGPYAGLSINDANPLICEHLSQRGLMLGQGKVAHSYPHCWRCKKPVIFRATEQWFISMEENGLRDKALAAISTVNWTPKWGMERIYGMVASRPDWCLSRQRAWGVPITAILCRTCGKVQNDETVNARIDELFLQEGADAWYARDVNEFLSPGSVCGHCGSAEFDKEEDILDVWFDSGTSHAAVLERRSDLSSPADLYLEGSDQHRGWFQSSLLASVGTRGTAPYRGVLTHGFVVDENGRKMSKSVGNVVAPEKIIKQNGAEILRLWVASEDYRDDIKISDKILSHLSDVYRKIRNTIRYLLSNLNDFDPLTDRVGYAELPEIDQWALSQLEGLRERIVGGYNTFEFHLIIQTLQNFCAVTMSSFYLDIQKDRLYTAMPKAHERRAAQTVFYELVDGILRLMAPVLSFTAAEAWEHLPASERESDVAMAAFPVARPEWRQPELDKKWERLILVRRELTKALELARAAKVIGHSLEAHVTVAVSGELADFMTENWVTLKSVAIVSELSRADSLVGDVYISELPGLSVAVAPACGDKCERCWTRSVSVGENVGHPTACQRCLAVLTEMGL
- the lspA gene encoding signal peptidase II, with the protein product MLAAGIIIAVVVSDQLTKAWIMANFAEYQSLEIIPGLFSLTYLTNRGAAFGFLNGDHGAWRHAFFIGVAVLAMVIMLVFLRQMQKEGKWSVGAIALIFGGAAGNLIDRLRFGAVVDFLDFYWTTHHWPAFNVADSAITIGVGIFLILNFLRPHTAGE
- the fabD gene encoding ACP S-malonyltransferase, which encodes MTIRKIAVLFPGQGSQYVGMGREFAESDPEAMDIFNLADLVCGKELKRLCFEGPLEELTMAANLQPALTAVNLVCWQALRKAGVQVDFVAGHSLGEYAALCAAQVLGVEDTLRMVAHRGRVMGMAGVRNPGGMVAILGLGMAEIKAILAEVDQPDSITIGNYNSEQQFVLSGAKGSLAKAADLALSRGGKAVHLNVSIANHSPLMSSAVPEFEQVFAGVTLDRPSIPLIFNVTAKTEEDPEEIRAIMSRQIVSMVRWQEIIAGLVASGANIFIEVGPKKVLSGLLKRALPKGEGHRCYQVDSPETLRLCLAEVAP